A DNA window from Mucilaginibacter xinganensis contains the following coding sequences:
- a CDS encoding ORF6N domain-containing protein, translating into MAKKEINTLIPQESIIHKIVILRREKVMLDLHLAEIYGVETRALKQAVRRNIDLFPDDFMFELNAMEIETVVSQNVIPSKQYLGGSAPFAFTEAGVAMLSSVLKSKRAKEMNIAIMRAFIALRQMLLNNTELRLEIEYIKKKVDNHDKNIELVFHYLDELLEKKDQPEPPRKRIGYKPDSD; encoded by the coding sequence ATGGCTAAAAAGGAAATAAACACGCTAATACCCCAGGAAAGCATCATCCACAAAATAGTGATATTACGCCGGGAAAAAGTAATGCTTGATCTTCACCTTGCGGAAATTTATGGAGTAGAAACGCGGGCACTAAAGCAAGCTGTGCGTAGGAACATCGACTTATTTCCGGATGATTTTATGTTTGAATTAAACGCCATGGAAATAGAAACGGTGGTGTCACAAAATGTGATACCTTCGAAACAATACTTAGGGGGCTCTGCACCTTTTGCATTTACCGAAGCGGGCGTAGCTATGCTCTCCAGCGTATTGAAAAGTAAAAGAGCAAAGGAAATGAATATTGCAATTATGCGTGCTTTTATAGCTCTTCGGCAAATGCTTTTAAATAACACCGAACTCCGTTTAGAAATAGAATACATTAAAAAGAAAGTAGATAATCACGATAAAAATATTGAATTGGTTTTCCATTACCTTGATGAGCTGCTCGAGAAAAAAGACCAACCTGAACCACCCAGAAAACGAATAGGCTACAAGCCTGACAGCGATTAA
- a CDS encoding GDCCVxC domain-containing (seleno)protein — translation MAKEIQLQSTITCPLCGYQKAETMPVDACSYFYVCESCQAHLKPLAGHCCVFCSYGTVKCPPIQAGTSCCG, via the coding sequence ATGGCGAAAGAAATTCAGCTGCAGTCAACAATTACCTGCCCTTTATGTGGCTATCAGAAAGCCGAAACAATGCCGGTTGATGCCTGCTCGTATTTTTATGTTTGTGAAAGCTGCCAGGCGCATTTAAAACCGTTGGCCGGTCACTGTTGTGTGTTTTGCAGTTACGGCACGGTTAAATGCCCACCGATACAAGCCGGCACCTCATGTTGCGGATAA
- a CDS encoding NAD(P)-dependent oxidoreductase: protein MRILILGATGRTGRLLVEEAIKRGYDINVLLRDEGKLMVRSAAIKIFNGNPADAGDLTKAMQGCGAVLSALNISRTSDFPWAPLRTPRNFLSLVMGHIINVAEQLKIKRVIITSAWGVNETKKDLPWWFSWIIDHSNISYAYKDHQIQEDQLKNSALNWTAVRPVGLTNALNHKAVAVSFNNIPKPRLTISRQNTARFMLDILKNDLYVKQTPTIFEK, encoded by the coding sequence ATGCGAATTTTAATATTAGGCGCAACAGGCAGAACCGGGAGGCTTTTAGTGGAAGAAGCTATCAAGCGCGGGTATGACATTAATGTATTGCTGCGCGATGAGGGTAAGCTAATGGTTAGGTCTGCCGCAATTAAAATATTCAACGGCAACCCCGCTGATGCTGGCGATTTAACCAAAGCCATGCAGGGCTGCGGGGCCGTGCTTAGCGCTTTAAATATTTCCCGCACGTCTGATTTTCCATGGGCACCATTGCGCACGCCCCGGAATTTTCTTTCCCTGGTGATGGGGCATATAATTAATGTTGCAGAACAGCTTAAAATAAAACGCGTTATTATTACCAGCGCCTGGGGCGTAAACGAAACTAAAAAGGATCTGCCCTGGTGGTTTAGCTGGATCATTGATCACAGCAATATCAGTTACGCCTACAAAGATCACCAAATACAGGAGGACCAACTCAAAAACTCAGCCTTGAACTGGACGGCAGTACGGCCCGTCGGCCTAACAAATGCTTTAAACCACAAAGCAGTAGCGGTGAGCTTTAATAACATACCCAAACCCCGCCTAACCATCAGCAGGCAAAATACAGCAAGGTTTATGCTGGATATATTGAAAAACGACTTGTACGTTAAACAAACCCCCACTATTTTTGAGAAATAA